Proteins from one Candidatus Brocadiaceae bacterium genomic window:
- a CDS encoding cofactor-independent phosphoglycerate mutase: MGSGPVKYCIIVPDGAADTPSPRLNDRTPLEAARTPNMDRAASDGLLGLVNNVPRRLSPGSAVAMMSVTGNDPLKYFTGRGPLEAADLGLRLEPGQWAVRCNLVTVADGRLADFTAGHISTAEADLLLRALQESLGSPEISFHTGTSYRHVLIYTGPDPLNAETTPPHDVVGQAVRECLPSGKGAPLLLDLMQRSRALLEAHDVNHVRVDLGKNPANMIWLWGQGVAPDLEPFEARFGVRGAVISAVNLVRGIGRLIGWEVVDVPGATGYVETDFAAKGRYAIDALTRCDLVLVHVEAPDEASHEGDVQAKVRSIERVDSHIVGPLMAHAADVPEGLRVLILPDHLTSVEDGRHKRGAVPFAMWGAGVKAASGCPYTEAHAAASDVEVDPGWQLMDQFIVPAP; this comes from the coding sequence ATGGGGAGTGGTCCCGTGAAATACTGTATCATCGTGCCCGACGGCGCGGCCGACACCCCCTCGCCGCGCCTGAACGACCGGACGCCCCTGGAAGCCGCCCGCACGCCGAACATGGACCGGGCGGCCTCCGACGGGCTGCTCGGCCTGGTCAACAACGTCCCGCGCCGCCTGTCGCCCGGCAGCGCCGTGGCCATGATGAGCGTCACCGGCAACGACCCCCTGAAGTACTTCACCGGCCGCGGCCCCCTGGAGGCGGCCGACCTGGGCCTGCGCCTGGAGCCCGGCCAGTGGGCCGTTCGCTGCAACCTGGTGACGGTGGCCGACGGTCGGCTCGCGGACTTCACGGCCGGGCACATCAGCACCGCCGAGGCCGACCTTCTCCTGCGCGCCCTGCAGGAGAGCCTCGGATCGCCCGAAATCTCGTTCCACACCGGCACAAGCTACCGGCACGTGCTCATCTACACCGGCCCGGACCCCCTGAACGCGGAGACCACCCCCCCTCACGACGTCGTCGGCCAGGCGGTCCGCGAATGCCTCCCCAGCGGCAAGGGCGCCCCTCTGCTCCTGGACCTCATGCAGCGCTCCCGGGCCCTCCTGGAAGCGCACGACGTCAACCACGTGCGCGTGGACCTCGGCAAGAACCCGGCCAACATGATCTGGCTCTGGGGGCAGGGCGTCGCGCCCGACCTGGAGCCGTTCGAGGCGCGATTCGGCGTGCGCGGGGCCGTCATCAGCGCGGTCAACCTCGTGCGCGGCATCGGGCGCCTGATCGGCTGGGAAGTCGTCGACGTGCCCGGCGCCACGGGCTACGTGGAGACGGACTTCGCCGCCAAGGGCCGCTACGCGATCGACGCGCTCACGCGCTGCGACCTGGTGCTGGTGCACGTCGAAGCCCCCGATGAGGCGAGCCACGAGGGCGACGTCCAGGCCAAGGTACGGTCGATCGAACGCGTCGACAGCCACATCGTTGGGCCGCTGATGGCCCACGCGGCGGACGTTCCCGAGGGGCTCCGGGTGCTCATCCTCCCCGACCACCTCACCTCCGTCGAGGACGGGCGCCACAAGCGGGGCGCCGTGCCGTTCGCCATGTGGGGCGCGGGAGTGAAGGCCGCCTCCGGCTGTCCGTACACCGAGGCCCACGCGGCCGCCTCGGACGTGGAGGTCGACCCGGGCTGGCAACTGATGGACCAGTTCATCGTCCCGGCGCCGTAG
- the glgC gene encoding glucose-1-phosphate adenylyltransferase: MRDTLVMVLAGGQGERLYPLTKDRAKPAVPFAGDFRLIDFTLSNCLNSGLRRIYVLTQYKSESLDQHLRTSWDVFSPEIGEWITTRPPQKRMSDDWYLGTADAIYQNVYTLQTERPRHVLVLSGDHLYRMDYSLLLEEHTRTAAHVTVACMERPLAEAAGNLGVLVVGENDAVVRLEEKPSRPAPSPGRADTCLCSMGVYAFQTEALVRSVIEDAKRSGGHDFARDVLPAMVRSGAQVHAYRFPGRYWRDVGTIDAYWEAHMDLVRVQPVLNLYGRDWPFRGETQHGGPAKIVFAGGSPGTPKAEVFNSLICHGAIVSGAYVCDSVIGPGARIEVGSRIEQSIIMDRTAIGRDVRIRRAIIDKDNTIPDGARIGYDIDWDRRHFTVSEGGVVVMPKRVPFPRADAGAHE; encoded by the coding sequence TTGAGAGACACGCTGGTGATGGTCCTCGCCGGAGGGCAGGGGGAGAGGCTGTACCCGCTGACCAAGGACCGGGCCAAGCCGGCCGTGCCCTTCGCGGGAGACTTCCGCCTGATCGACTTCACCCTCAGCAACTGCCTCAACAGCGGCCTGCGCCGCATCTACGTGCTGACGCAGTACAAGAGCGAATCCCTCGACCAGCACCTGCGCACGAGCTGGGACGTCTTCAGCCCCGAGATCGGCGAGTGGATCACGACCAGGCCCCCGCAGAAACGCATGAGCGACGACTGGTACCTGGGCACCGCCGACGCCATCTACCAGAACGTATACACCCTCCAGACCGAGCGTCCCCGACACGTGCTCGTGCTCAGCGGCGATCACCTCTACCGCATGGACTACTCCCTGCTGCTCGAGGAACACACGCGCACGGCCGCGCACGTCACCGTGGCCTGCATGGAGAGGCCGCTCGCAGAGGCCGCCGGCAACCTGGGCGTGCTCGTGGTGGGCGAGAACGACGCCGTGGTGCGCCTGGAGGAGAAGCCGTCCCGGCCCGCGCCGTCGCCCGGCCGTGCCGACACGTGCCTCTGCTCGATGGGCGTCTATGCCTTCCAGACCGAAGCGCTCGTCCGGAGCGTCATCGAGGACGCCAAGCGGAGCGGGGGCCACGACTTCGCCCGTGACGTGCTGCCCGCCATGGTGCGCAGCGGCGCGCAGGTGCATGCCTACCGCTTTCCGGGCCGCTACTGGCGCGACGTCGGCACCATCGACGCCTACTGGGAGGCCCACATGGACCTCGTGCGCGTCCAGCCCGTGCTGAACCTCTACGGCCGCGACTGGCCGTTCCGCGGAGAGACCCAGCACGGCGGCCCGGCCAAGATCGTCTTCGCCGGCGGCAGCCCGGGGACCCCCAAGGCGGAGGTCTTCAACTCCCTGATCTGCCACGGCGCCATCGTCAGCGGCGCCTACGTCTGCGACTCCGTCATCGGCCCCGGCGCCCGCATCGAGGTCGGCAGCCGCATCGAGCAGTCCATCATCATGGACCGCACGGCCATCGGACGCGATGTGCGCATCCGCAGGGCCATCATCGACAAGGACAACACCATACCCGACGGCGCCCGGATCGGGTACGACATCGACTGGGACCGCCGCCACTTCACGGTCAGCGAGGGGGGCGTCGTCGTCATGCCCAAGCGCGTCCCCTTCCCTCGCGCAGACGCCGGAGCGCACGAATGA
- a CDS encoding response regulator: MARILLVEDEENVRLLYKQELEEQGYEVLCAGDGRTAVKMAREMCPDVVIMDINLPERMDGIESMSRILSHSKDTPVILNTGYSEYQDSFMSWAADAYVLKSADLEPLLEAIRDALEKRSQARE, from the coding sequence ATGGCCAGGATACTGCTGGTGGAAGACGAAGAGAACGTGCGCCTCCTCTACAAGCAGGAACTCGAGGAGCAGGGCTACGAGGTGCTCTGCGCCGGCGACGGCCGCACCGCCGTGAAGATGGCCCGGGAGATGTGCCCGGATGTGGTCATCATGGACATCAACCTGCCGGAGCGGATGGACGGGATCGAGTCGATGTCCCGCATCCTGAGCCACAGCAAGGACACGCCCGTGATCCTCAACACCGGCTACAGCGAGTACCAGGACAGCTTCATGAGCTGGGCGGCGGATGCCTACGTGCTGAAGTCGGCCGACTTGGAGCCTCTCCTGGAGGCCATCCGGGACGCCCTGGAGAAGAGGAGTCAGGCACGGGAGTGA
- a CDS encoding DUF4912 domain-containing protein translates to MSRQDFPEPPHPSAEEDRDAIFAVPRSPRSLFVHWRLVGSGASGAALAAAADSQWVLRVVNLTDGSSRTIAVPPERRSLYVDVEPGEVYAVELALRGGRRWRTVCRTPRMAMPPAVPGEAVHPARPAWPRPRTGIPGLDLHSTLPHLGSSFQTASRRDDPGAERPR, encoded by the coding sequence ATGAGCCGTCAGGACTTCCCGGAGCCCCCGCATCCCTCGGCGGAGGAGGACCGGGACGCCATCTTCGCCGTCCCCCGCTCCCCGCGTTCGCTTTTCGTCCACTGGCGCCTGGTCGGATCGGGTGCCTCCGGGGCCGCCCTCGCCGCCGCGGCGGACAGCCAGTGGGTGCTGCGCGTCGTGAACCTGACCGACGGATCGAGCCGGACCATCGCCGTGCCGCCGGAACGCCGCAGCCTGTACGTGGACGTGGAGCCGGGCGAGGTCTACGCCGTCGAACTCGCCCTGCGCGGAGGCCGAAGGTGGCGGACCGTCTGTCGCACACCGCGCATGGCGATGCCGCCCGCCGTGCCCGGCGAGGCCGTGCATCCCGCGCGCCCGGCCTGGCCGAGACCCCGCACCGGCATCCCGGGCCTCGATCTCCACTCGACCCTGCCGCACCTCGGCTCGTCGTTCCAGACGGCCTCTCGGCGCGACGATCCGGGGGCCGAACGGCCCCGTTGA
- a CDS encoding GAF domain-containing protein → MSTRSDTSEERRAVARVLREHRDVLIERWMARIRLLTREKDADGLLAEDVLRGDGRELVDVLLVRLEGRSEEADMAAFYRLIFEARRHSMRLADVAYVLLELKSVCRQVIFESVEGELNAFHLSRLTDEAIDAVLRKGADLYELATQADHRKAQARLQEIFTAWEIEEALAETGTTSQVAAVTAAKLGALWDLAGYRVRFEPGQGGPPRDLTDAPDLPLPMLREQRQFLTDHEARTGAVLSALERVCRRGEACLFPDVRGHEGLVNASELLDAGVGSIACVPLILHEKPAGALLLYGRRKDIFRTRDLARLRDICSVLALALDRTARLELSRKEVGEAEVIARIGRSLLELPMRKGLLEGVVEALRTFRDYFDVSLFRIDEQAGECVLVAEAGRERRYRPAGYRQALAQGIIGLCARSGRTVRSADPATDSRRVIGFAEEYRARSELAVPVASGSKVLGVMHLLSEREDDFPEADLAALERVAPHIGVALQNASMMVQRRRDRQEIEQAHRQLANIIRSTAVGITSTRLDGVYTHWSPSCEEMLGYSEDEVVGRMTPADLAGEPYDLAALLEECRLAGRTVIERTMLRKGGTPVIVRETRVRMDDEDGQHVGFTSFLVDVTDEKRAQANLLRERDTLNLVVGAMGAGLALYDRSLRLQWANRTLMDWFGFGDEAFGKECREVGLCGVCRTDLCPVAEATACGRPQIQIHERTDAGGVWHCYQQVFTPVVHGDTRLVVLTLDITEQRRQTEQMRLINTLAEKVETSLDLEKVLHLVLTCMTAGHAIGLNRAFIFLIDGEHRRLSGRMAVGPVSPDDAHRIWSDLDQRGVDICDLLGVGTPSAGDLSLTSLVLGLHIPLSNANDTLVATLQSRATAHVGDAASDPDMDGRVVAALGLGEFVCVPLVAQDEPLGVMLADNKFTQAPIGQEQVELLEMFSRQASLAIANARAYERIRDQLHELQATRDRLVEAERMASVGRMASHLAHEIRNPLTAIGGFAASIARQHKDDPKTARNATIIYQEARRLERTLVNVLDYTRPLRPTKLPVRINDLVRDTIEQFRSAMGEEGVSLDVSLDERIGEIPADAEMVKQVIINLLKNALESMEGEDDSRLTVTTTLREGLVELVVSDTGCGIRLDSLDKLFSPFFTTKIGGVGLGLSVSRRIVAQHGGRIEVDSRPGVGSRFTVTLAAAPAGEHLAAGASSTERGSST, encoded by the coding sequence GCCGACGTGGCCTACGTGCTCCTGGAACTCAAGAGCGTCTGCAGGCAGGTCATCTTCGAATCGGTCGAGGGCGAGCTGAACGCCTTCCACCTGTCGCGCCTGACCGACGAGGCGATCGACGCCGTCCTGCGCAAGGGCGCCGACCTCTACGAACTGGCCACCCAGGCCGACCACCGGAAGGCCCAGGCGCGCCTGCAGGAGATCTTCACCGCCTGGGAGATCGAGGAGGCGCTGGCCGAGACGGGCACGACCAGCCAGGTGGCCGCCGTGACCGCCGCGAAGCTGGGCGCCCTGTGGGACCTGGCCGGCTACAGGGTCCGGTTCGAGCCCGGCCAGGGCGGGCCGCCGCGGGACCTGACGGACGCGCCCGATCTGCCCCTGCCGATGCTGCGCGAGCAGCGTCAGTTCCTCACCGACCACGAGGCGCGCACGGGCGCCGTCCTGAGCGCCCTGGAAAGGGTCTGTCGCCGGGGCGAAGCCTGCCTCTTCCCGGACGTGCGCGGCCACGAAGGGCTGGTCAACGCGTCCGAACTGCTCGATGCGGGCGTCGGCAGCATTGCCTGCGTGCCCCTGATCCTGCATGAGAAGCCGGCCGGCGCGTTGCTCCTCTACGGGCGGCGGAAGGACATCTTCCGGACGCGCGACCTGGCACGGCTGCGCGACATCTGCTCCGTGCTGGCGCTGGCGCTGGACCGCACGGCCCGTCTGGAACTCTCCCGCAAGGAGGTGGGCGAGGCGGAGGTGATCGCCCGGATCGGCCGGTCCCTGCTGGAGCTGCCCATGCGCAAGGGGCTTCTGGAGGGCGTCGTTGAGGCCCTCCGGACGTTCCGCGACTACTTCGACGTCTCCCTGTTCCGCATCGATGAGCAGGCGGGGGAGTGCGTGCTGGTCGCCGAGGCCGGCCGCGAGCGCCGCTATCGGCCGGCCGGCTACCGCCAGGCGCTCGCGCAGGGCATCATCGGCCTGTGCGCGCGCAGCGGGCGCACCGTCCGATCGGCCGACCCCGCCACGGACAGCCGGCGGGTGATCGGGTTCGCCGAGGAGTACAGGGCGCGCAGCGAACTGGCGGTGCCCGTCGCCTCCGGCAGCAAGGTCCTGGGCGTCATGCACCTCCTGTCGGAACGGGAGGACGACTTCCCGGAGGCCGACCTGGCGGCCTTGGAGCGCGTGGCGCCGCACATCGGCGTGGCCCTTCAGAACGCCAGCATGATGGTGCAAAGGCGCCGGGACCGCCAGGAGATCGAGCAGGCCCACCGTCAGCTCGCCAACATCATCCGCTCGACCGCCGTGGGCATCACCAGCACGCGGCTCGACGGCGTCTACACGCACTGGAGTCCGAGCTGCGAGGAGATGCTCGGCTACTCCGAAGACGAGGTGGTGGGGCGGATGACGCCGGCCGACCTGGCCGGGGAGCCCTACGATCTGGCGGCCCTGCTGGAGGAATGCCGGCTCGCCGGCCGCACCGTGATCGAGCGGACCATGCTGCGCAAGGGCGGGACGCCCGTCATCGTGCGGGAGACCCGCGTGCGGATGGACGACGAGGACGGGCAGCACGTCGGCTTCACCTCGTTCCTTGTGGACGTCACGGACGAGAAGCGCGCCCAGGCCAACCTGCTGCGCGAGCGCGACACGCTGAACCTGGTGGTCGGCGCGATGGGGGCCGGCCTGGCGCTGTATGACCGGTCGCTGAGGCTCCAGTGGGCCAATCGCACCCTGATGGACTGGTTCGGGTTCGGGGACGAGGCCTTCGGGAAGGAGTGCCGCGAGGTGGGCCTCTGCGGGGTCTGCCGGACCGACCTCTGCCCGGTGGCCGAGGCGACCGCCTGCGGGAGGCCCCAGATCCAGATCCACGAGCGCACCGATGCCGGCGGCGTGTGGCACTGCTACCAGCAGGTCTTCACCCCGGTCGTCCACGGCGACACGCGTCTGGTCGTGCTGACGCTGGACATCACCGAACAGCGCCGGCAGACCGAGCAGATGCGGCTCATCAACACGCTGGCGGAGAAGGTCGAGACGTCCCTGGACCTGGAGAAGGTCCTGCACCTCGTTCTGACCTGCATGACCGCAGGGCACGCCATCGGCCTGAACCGTGCGTTCATCTTCCTGATCGATGGCGAGCACCGGAGGCTGTCCGGCCGCATGGCCGTCGGGCCCGTCTCGCCCGACGATGCCCATCGCATCTGGTCCGATCTGGACCAGCGGGGGGTGGACATCTGCGACCTCCTGGGGGTGGGGACCCCCTCGGCCGGCGACCTGAGCCTGACCTCCCTGGTGCTCGGGCTGCACATCCCGCTCTCGAATGCGAACGACACGCTGGTGGCCACGCTGCAGAGCCGCGCGACGGCCCACGTGGGCGACGCGGCCTCGGACCCCGACATGGACGGCCGCGTGGTGGCCGCGCTGGGGCTCGGGGAGTTCGTCTGCGTGCCGCTGGTTGCCCAGGACGAGCCGCTGGGCGTCATGCTGGCCGACAACAAGTTCACGCAGGCGCCCATCGGCCAGGAGCAGGTGGAACTGCTGGAGATGTTCTCCCGGCAGGCCTCCCTGGCTATCGCGAACGCCCGCGCGTACGAGCGGATCCGGGACCAGCTTCACGAACTGCAGGCGACGCGCGACCGGCTGGTCGAGGCCGAGCGCATGGCCAGCGTCGGGCGCATGGCCAGCCACCTCGCGCACGAGATCCGCAACCCGCTCACCGCCATCGGCGGCTTCGCCGCGTCCATCGCCCGGCAGCACAAGGACGACCCGAAGACCGCCCGCAACGCCACGATCATCTACCAGGAGGCCCGGCGGCTTGAACGCACGCTGGTGAACGTGCTGGACTACACCCGCCCGCTGCGGCCGACCAAGCTGCCCGTGAGGATCAACGACCTCGTGCGGGACACCATCGAGCAGTTCCGCAGTGCCATGGGCGAGGAGGGCGTCTCCCTCGACGTGTCGCTGGACGAACGCATCGGCGAGATACCGGCCGATGCGGAGATGGTCAAGCAGGTCATCATCAACCTTCTGAAGAACGCCCTGGAGTCCATGGAGGGGGAGGACGACAGCCGCCTGACCGTCACCACCACCCTCCGGGAAGGCTTGGTGGAACTGGTCGTGTCGGATACCGGCTGCGGCATCCGTCTGGACAGCCTGGACAAGCTGTTCAGTCCGTTCTTCACGACGAAGATCGGCGGGGTGGGACTCGGGTTGTCCGTCTCGCGCCGGATCGTGGCGCAGCACGGGGGCCGGATCGAGGTCGACAGCCGACCGGGCGTCGGCTCGCGTTTCACCGTGACTCTGGCGGCCGCGCCGGCCGGGGAGCATCTGGCCGCCGGCGCGTCATCGACTGAACGGGGATCGAGCACATAG
- a CDS encoding homoserine dehydrogenase — MELCQVAVYGCGTVGLGVCRILLSPGPLHERTGDSIRLKYVVDGRTEELAAELPKDRGVILTDDLEAPLRDPEVGVVVELFGGTTTARTVIEKALAAGKDVVTANKALLAEHGDELFRFARAHGRSIAFEASVAGGIPVIGSIRRGLISDPIESIYGIVNGTCNYVLTEMDERGLSYEDAVAEAQRRGYAEADPRLDVEGVDSAHKLAVLVRLAFGVRVRLEDIPCEGISGVDRRDIEYARGLGYTLKLLAVAVRRDERLELSVYPALLHRDHPVAVTGGVYNAICIHAGHAGELVMTGMGAGRLPTASAVVSDIAAIALGKYPMHFSRLSQFGDVPAADLVPQAEFVKRFYLCMECVDSPGALGKVATILGEEGISIASVHQQEVGEGLEAAPVVFMTHKACEGAVDRALDRISRLSIVPGGRPRMLRVEDV, encoded by the coding sequence ATGGAATTGTGCCAGGTCGCAGTCTACGGTTGCGGCACGGTAGGTCTGGGCGTCTGCCGGATCCTGCTGTCGCCCGGCCCCCTGCACGAGCGGACGGGTGACTCCATCCGCCTGAAGTACGTCGTGGACGGCCGCACCGAGGAACTCGCCGCCGAGTTGCCGAAGGATCGGGGCGTGATCCTGACCGACGACCTGGAGGCGCCCCTGCGGGACCCGGAGGTCGGGGTGGTTGTCGAGCTGTTCGGCGGGACGACGACCGCCCGGACCGTGATCGAGAAGGCCCTGGCCGCCGGCAAGGACGTGGTGACCGCCAACAAGGCCCTGCTGGCCGAGCACGGAGACGAACTCTTCCGTTTCGCCCGGGCGCACGGGCGGAGCATTGCGTTCGAGGCCAGCGTCGCCGGCGGCATCCCCGTCATCGGCAGCATCCGGCGCGGCCTGATCAGCGACCCGATCGAGAGCATCTACGGCATCGTCAACGGCACCTGCAACTACGTGCTGACGGAGATGGACGAACGCGGCCTCTCCTACGAGGACGCCGTGGCGGAAGCCCAGAGGCGGGGCTACGCTGAGGCGGACCCGCGGCTGGACGTGGAGGGCGTCGACTCCGCCCACAAGCTGGCCGTGCTGGTGCGGCTCGCGTTCGGCGTGCGCGTCCGCCTCGAGGACATCCCCTGTGAGGGCATCTCGGGCGTGGACCGGCGGGACATCGAATACGCCCGAGGCCTCGGCTACACGCTGAAGCTGCTCGCCGTGGCCGTCCGGCGCGATGAACGACTGGAATTGAGCGTCTACCCCGCGCTGCTGCACCGGGACCATCCGGTGGCGGTCACGGGAGGCGTCTACAACGCCATCTGCATCCACGCCGGCCATGCGGGCGAACTCGTCATGACCGGCATGGGCGCCGGGCGCCTGCCGACCGCCAGCGCCGTCGTCTCCGACATCGCCGCGATCGCGCTGGGGAAGTACCCGATGCACTTCTCGCGGCTCTCCCAGTTCGGAGACGTGCCGGCGGCCGACCTGGTGCCGCAGGCGGAGTTCGTCAAGCGCTTCTACCTCTGCATGGAGTGTGTCGACAGCCCCGGCGCGCTCGGGAAGGTCGCCACGATCCTGGGCGAGGAAGGCATCAGCATCGCCTCCGTGCACCAGCAGGAGGTGGGGGAGGGCCTGGAAGCGGCCCCCGTCGTCTTCATGACCCACAAGGCGTGCGAGGGCGCCGTCGACCGTGCGCTGGACCGCATCAGCCGGCTGAGCATCGTGCCGGGCGGCCGTCCCCGCATGCTGCGAGTGGAGGACGTCTGA
- a CDS encoding DUF1957 domain-containing protein, with protein MTQANLLLILHCHLPYVRHPEHDDFLEEDWFFEAVAETYVPLLLALERLEEDAVPFPLALSVSPTLCEMLANPLLQRRLARYLDRHVDLAEAEVRRTRATPFADAARMYARHYRTVRDACATRYGGDILQAFARLHRAGRLELIASAATHALLPLLASPQARRAQVEVGLQCFRRHFGVRPRGFWLPECAFDPAVPRLLAEFGLGCFFLDTHGILLADPAPPAGVFAPLATPDGPLAFGRDVETGRQVWSAQEGYPGDPVYREFHRDLGYDADPERLAPCLPADGARRPVGLKYHRVTGACPLGDKRPYEPAAAVARARQHAAHFVARRTEQARRIARALGPALGRAPVIVAPYDAELFGHWWFEGVHFLETVARLAASQSVWRFATPGELLDNGRAGGPGGAPSGRPATSSWGDGGYFDPWVNPANDWIQPALQAADAQMRALAQMRALAQTRALAQTRALAAACGPPGDLARRALNQCARLLLLAQAGDWPFLVYTGTARQYASGRVRSLLGRFDHLARCLRRGGLEERVVAEHEWLDDPFPDIDFRVWTPSRSD; from the coding sequence ATGACCCAGGCGAACCTGCTGCTGATCCTCCACTGCCACCTGCCGTACGTGCGGCACCCGGAGCATGACGACTTCCTGGAGGAGGACTGGTTCTTCGAAGCGGTGGCCGAGACCTACGTGCCGCTCCTTCTGGCCCTGGAGCGCCTGGAGGAGGACGCCGTCCCGTTCCCGCTGGCCCTGTCCGTCAGCCCGACGCTCTGTGAGATGCTGGCCAACCCGCTGCTGCAGCGCCGGCTCGCCCGCTACCTCGACCGCCACGTCGATCTGGCCGAGGCCGAAGTCCGGCGGACGCGGGCGACCCCGTTCGCCGACGCCGCGCGGATGTACGCACGCCACTACCGGACCGTGCGGGACGCCTGCGCGACGCGTTACGGCGGCGACATCCTCCAGGCATTCGCGCGGCTGCACAGGGCCGGGCGGCTGGAGCTGATCGCCTCGGCCGCCACGCACGCGCTGCTGCCGCTGCTTGCGTCGCCGCAGGCGCGCCGTGCCCAGGTCGAGGTGGGACTGCAGTGCTTCCGCAGGCACTTCGGCGTCCGCCCCCGGGGCTTCTGGCTGCCAGAATGCGCCTTCGACCCCGCCGTGCCCCGCCTCCTGGCCGAGTTTGGGCTCGGCTGCTTCTTCCTGGACACACACGGGATCCTGCTGGCCGACCCGGCGCCGCCGGCCGGGGTGTTCGCCCCGCTGGCCACGCCGGACGGACCCCTGGCGTTCGGACGCGACGTCGAGACCGGGCGTCAGGTCTGGAGCGCGCAGGAGGGCTACCCCGGCGATCCCGTCTACCGGGAATTCCACCGTGACCTGGGCTACGACGCCGACCCCGAACGCCTGGCGCCCTGCCTGCCCGCCGACGGAGCGCGACGGCCCGTGGGCCTCAAGTACCATCGCGTGACGGGCGCCTGCCCTCTGGGCGACAAGCGGCCCTATGAACCGGCCGCAGCGGTGGCGCGGGCCCGGCAGCATGCCGCGCACTTCGTGGCGCGACGGACCGAGCAGGCCCGCCGCATCGCGCGCGCCCTCGGGCCGGCCCTCGGGCGCGCGCCCGTGATCGTGGCCCCCTACGACGCGGAACTCTTCGGGCACTGGTGGTTCGAGGGCGTACACTTCCTGGAGACCGTGGCCCGTCTGGCCGCGTCGCAGAGTGTCTGGAGGTTCGCGACCCCGGGGGAGTTGCTGGACAACGGCCGGGCCGGCGGCCCGGGCGGGGCGCCCTCGGGCCGGCCGGCCACCTCGAGCTGGGGCGATGGCGGCTACTTCGACCCCTGGGTCAACCCCGCCAATGACTGGATCCAGCCCGCCCTGCAGGCGGCCGACGCGCAGATGCGCGCCCTCGCGCAGATGCGCGCCCTCGCGCAGACGCGCGCCCTCGCGCAGACGCGCGCCCTCGCCGCCGCCTGCGGGCCGCCTGGCGACCTGGCGCGGCGGGCGCTGAACCAGTGCGCCCGCCTGCTCCTGCTCGCGCAGGCCGGGGACTGGCCGTTCCTCGTCTACACCGGCACCGCCCGGCAGTACGCGTCCGGGCGCGTGCGGTCCCTGCTGGGGCGCTTCGACCACCTCGCGCGATGCCTCCGTCGGGGCGGCCTCGAAGAACGAGTCGTGGCCGAACACGAGTGGCTGGACGACCCGTTTCCGGACATCGACTTCCGCGTGTGGACGCCCTCTCGCAGCGATTGA